One stretch of Paenibacillus sp. FSL R5-0341 DNA includes these proteins:
- the cydC gene encoding thiol reductant ABC exporter subunit CydC, with the protein MNELTILSKAMIQERKDILLSILGGFIAGIAGVALFSASGYMISQTVFAPPLYTLIVLTSMVKLLGFLRAASRYGERLYSHRATFSMLSRLRTSFFAKLIPVTPGILNKNRSGDLLARIVGDVESLQNYFLRVAYPPIMVVMVFLATMLFTSAFSIWIACLLVLGMLITAFVVPGIVLLGQRKIHGRVRQQRALLSTEVTEVLYGFRDLKVYGQLEQREQQLQQASAALAIEQKQAASHLLRGQSMHVFVTYLVTWGVLALSAFLIVNGTFAGVFLAMLILATQTVFEEAAAMAILPLYKQDSEHAAQRLSETVPTSDVQPVQPSGKVSGDHAVSIELSRVNFQYEGEWRPALRELSLQLAAGSKTAIVGPSGSGKSTIIDQLLKLRTPTSGDIRLNDVPVQELNEESIWQNANVVLQQSHFFRGTIRDNLLLNGEEHSDEQLSDVLDKVQLPNKSLTDMVYEKGENLSDGEKQRLALARAMLRKGRLWLLDEPTSSLDYVTEQRVLQHLLAQASEDTLLLICHRLTGLEEMDRIVVMDQGKIVESGSFTELMEQKGYFYEMKQIERQMIGDIGA; encoded by the coding sequence ATGAATGAGCTGACGATTTTGTCAAAAGCGATGATTCAGGAACGCAAGGATATCTTGCTTTCCATTTTGGGCGGATTCATCGCCGGCATAGCAGGTGTAGCTCTCTTTTCCGCGAGCGGGTATATGATATCGCAAACGGTATTTGCGCCACCGCTGTACACCTTAATTGTACTCACCTCGATGGTTAAACTGCTTGGTTTCCTTCGAGCGGCGAGCCGCTACGGAGAACGCTTGTATTCCCACAGGGCGACATTCTCCATGCTGAGCCGTTTACGGACGTCCTTTTTTGCCAAACTGATTCCGGTAACGCCGGGTATATTGAACAAAAATCGAAGCGGGGATCTGCTTGCGCGAATCGTAGGTGATGTGGAAAGCTTGCAAAATTACTTTTTGCGAGTCGCGTATCCACCAATCATGGTCGTTATGGTGTTCTTGGCTACCATGCTGTTCACGTCGGCCTTTTCGATCTGGATTGCGTGCTTGTTAGTACTAGGCATGCTAATCACGGCATTTGTTGTACCAGGCATTGTCTTGTTAGGTCAGCGAAAAATACACGGACGTGTCCGCCAGCAACGAGCTTTGCTGTCCACGGAAGTAACCGAAGTGTTGTATGGTTTCCGTGATCTGAAAGTATACGGCCAATTAGAACAACGTGAGCAACAGCTTCAGCAGGCTTCCGCTGCATTGGCAATAGAACAGAAACAAGCGGCTTCGCACTTGCTGCGAGGGCAATCCATGCATGTTTTTGTAACGTATCTCGTTACATGGGGTGTGCTGGCACTGAGCGCTTTCTTAATTGTGAATGGAACGTTTGCCGGTGTATTCCTCGCCATGCTGATTTTGGCCACACAGACCGTGTTCGAAGAAGCTGCGGCAATGGCTATATTACCTTTGTATAAGCAGGATAGCGAACACGCCGCTCAGCGACTGTCAGAAACGGTGCCGACCTCCGATGTGCAACCTGTACAGCCAAGCGGTAAAGTGTCAGGCGATCATGCAGTTTCAATCGAGTTATCTCGTGTTAACTTCCAATATGAAGGTGAATGGAGACCGGCGCTCAGGGAGCTTTCCTTGCAACTTGCAGCAGGCTCCAAAACAGCGATTGTTGGCCCAAGCGGGTCAGGCAAGTCAACGATTATCGATCAGCTGCTCAAGCTGCGTACGCCAACGTCTGGCGATATACGGTTAAACGATGTTCCAGTGCAGGAACTGAATGAAGAGAGCATCTGGCAAAACGCGAATGTCGTGTTGCAGCAAAGTCATTTCTTCCGGGGAACCATCCGGGATAACCTGCTGCTGAATGGAGAAGAACATTCGGATGAACAACTGTCGGATGTGCTGGATAAAGTACAATTGCCGAATAAATCGTTGACCGATATGGTATATGAAAAAGGAGAGAACCTATCGGATGGCGAGAAGCAGAGGCTGGCTCTGGCACGGGCCATGCTGCGCAAAGGACGGTTATGGCTTCTGGACGAACCGACGTCTTCACTGGATTACGTCACAGAGCAACGTGTATTGCAGCATCTTCTGGCTCAGGCATCCGAAGATACACTTCTCCTTATATGCCATCGGCTTACGGGACTGGAAGAGATGGATCGGATTGTGGTCATGGACCAAGGCAAGATCGTGGAATCAGGTTCCTTTACCGAGTTGATGGAGCAAAAAGGATACTTTTATGAGATGAAACAAATTGAACGACAAATGATTGGAGACATCGGGGCGTGA
- a CDS encoding helix-turn-helix domain-containing protein — protein sequence MYKLMIVDDELLMRVGIRSMLNWEEYNFYVVGEAGNGKEALNLALKVMPDLIITDIKMPIMDGLQLIQEASYVLKTCKYVILSNFDEFHYVKKALKLGASDYLIKSEITETALIDLLSTVGQKLQSEHVHPTYTSSRAHDYSNSLRHLKDTFFQDIVSGFISEKDIVTKAEELHFRIRSDQLVVIKFVVNYYEDAKRKYIEKGEKLLRFSMLNIMEEIIPSKWEKEIFVESSSEYWLIVNVLPESQSVHADLNKLCNKLLSSIKDFMNLSLTAGVSKMTSGLSHIKMACQEAEMALQQGFFTGSNQVLYYDDMVQSPDRNEVKGALSPQQERDFMKLWVSKDIQKAEEFLEGIRSDLEAQQADENSIRKQYIMVMETIHSHLSRATERGAPSLTEKSPYETVLKGEYWEDIHQDMLAHITHYFKTDSQMKQESTYTDLAIALIDKYYAEDISLQSIASQISVNPSYLSRLFKQEKGENFITYLTRVRIEHAKAYLLSRGMRVYEIAEKVGYHNYTYFSKIFKKSVGVTPEEYRERQQA from the coding sequence ATGTATAAACTGATGATCGTTGATGATGAATTGCTCATGCGGGTTGGAATTCGTTCCATGCTGAATTGGGAAGAGTACAACTTCTATGTTGTTGGTGAGGCTGGAAATGGAAAAGAGGCATTGAACCTTGCGCTCAAAGTGATGCCTGATCTAATTATTACGGATATCAAGATGCCGATTATGGATGGGCTGCAGCTTATACAAGAGGCTTCGTACGTACTGAAAACCTGTAAGTATGTCATTCTGAGTAACTTTGACGAATTTCATTATGTAAAAAAGGCACTAAAACTTGGCGCTTCAGACTACTTGATTAAAAGCGAGATTACAGAAACTGCCCTTATCGATCTTCTGAGTACCGTTGGACAGAAACTACAAAGCGAACATGTTCATCCAACCTACACATCTTCTAGGGCACATGATTATTCCAACAGCCTAAGACATCTAAAGGACACCTTCTTCCAAGATATTGTAAGCGGATTCATAAGTGAAAAGGATATTGTCACTAAAGCGGAAGAACTGCATTTTCGTATACGATCGGACCAGTTGGTCGTCATCAAGTTCGTCGTGAACTATTACGAGGATGCGAAGAGGAAATATATTGAAAAGGGGGAGAAGCTACTCCGGTTTTCGATGCTTAATATTATGGAAGAGATCATTCCATCGAAATGGGAGAAAGAGATTTTCGTTGAAAGTTCTTCTGAATATTGGCTTATCGTTAATGTACTTCCAGAGAGCCAATCTGTACACGCCGACTTGAATAAACTATGTAATAAATTGCTGTCTTCAATCAAGGATTTTATGAATCTATCACTCACGGCTGGTGTGAGTAAAATGACTTCCGGTTTATCTCACATTAAAATGGCCTGCCAAGAGGCAGAAATGGCTCTACAACAGGGTTTCTTCACAGGGAGCAACCAGGTGTTGTATTACGATGATATGGTTCAATCCCCCGATAGAAATGAAGTAAAAGGAGCTCTGAGCCCGCAACAAGAAAGAGATTTTATGAAGTTGTGGGTAAGTAAAGACATCCAAAAGGCGGAGGAGTTCCTTGAAGGAATTCGCTCGGACCTGGAAGCGCAGCAGGCGGATGAGAATAGCATTCGCAAGCAATATATCATGGTAATGGAAACGATACACTCCCATCTATCCCGAGCTACGGAAAGAGGTGCACCTTCTTTAACAGAGAAATCGCCATATGAAACTGTTCTGAAGGGTGAGTACTGGGAGGATATTCACCAGGATATGCTTGCTCACATTACGCATTACTTTAAAACCGATTCCCAAATGAAGCAGGAAAGTACGTATACAGACCTCGCCATTGCATTGATCGACAAGTATTATGCCGAGGATATTTCGCTGCAAAGTATCGCTAGCCAAATCAGTGTTAATCCGTCGTATCTCAGCCGATTGTTTAAGCAGGAAAAAGGAGAGAACTTTATCACGTACTTGACACGAGTTCGGATTGAACATGCCAAGGCGTATCTATTGAGTAGAGGAATGAGAGTGTACGAAATCGCAGAAAAAGTGGGCTACCATAATTACACGTACTTCAGTAAGATTTTTAAAAAATCGGTAGGTGTCACTCCAGAGGAATATCGAGAACGACAGCAGGCATGA
- a CDS encoding sensor histidine kinase, with the protein MKLVQPFQIKHKIMVICMTVIILPVLVMTINSYYSSERLLAQNYTTLLSDLAKQTNIRIDEFLKEIEKITLLASNGLSNNLSATHEGSFPIQDFLREGNEQSEIAAYNILMNYIMMKDRVFSIYLYNMNGGEDLFVSPHQPIDPDFKVANELWFKKFMHDNDRTITLTTRIDEQLENKILAVSHARKIHDVASGELLGVIVVSIDIKFIEIVNRNLQEGLRSRFMIVDENDKIVYNVNDRLIGTLFRDNVRPPEALNVVVTSPLSQQKWTTYLYMPLDELTADGKILGRNLVTLAIVIVLFAAVISIFLSHVITTPIKKLLRNIALVEKGQFEQVEPIASRDEIGHLSIRFNRMSHELKRMVERMQQEEIEKAKAEMRALHDQIKPHFLYNTLGSVKWIASMQQADKIVEMTDALISMLRYATKSDGTLVTIREELDNIANYVTIQNVRYYDCIQMRYEVEDRMLDYRMPKMILQPIVENAIFHGLAELEEDGIITIRIQPQLDEVVIQVCDNGVGMDHHTMQNLMEEKSGAGTGTNGIGLHNVQRRIQLHFGKPYGIQVESKVGEGTIFSILLPAISEFR; encoded by the coding sequence ATGAAGCTTGTCCAACCCTTCCAAATCAAGCACAAAATTATGGTGATCTGTATGACAGTCATTATCCTTCCTGTATTGGTAATGACAATCAATTCGTACTACTCGTCAGAGCGGTTATTGGCACAGAACTATACAACGTTGCTAAGTGATCTGGCCAAACAGACGAATATTCGTATCGACGAGTTCCTCAAGGAGATTGAGAAAATCACGCTGTTAGCCAGCAATGGCCTAAGCAACAATCTATCTGCGACCCATGAAGGAAGTTTTCCGATCCAGGATTTTCTACGGGAGGGTAACGAACAAAGTGAGATTGCCGCATACAATATTCTGATGAATTATATCATGATGAAGGATCGCGTATTCTCCATTTACCTCTACAATATGAACGGGGGAGAAGACCTGTTCGTCAGTCCACATCAACCTATTGACCCAGACTTCAAAGTGGCGAACGAATTGTGGTTCAAAAAGTTCATGCACGATAATGATCGAACCATTACGCTCACAACACGAATCGATGAGCAATTGGAGAATAAAATACTGGCAGTGTCACATGCTCGCAAAATTCATGATGTGGCTAGTGGTGAACTGCTTGGCGTGATCGTTGTGAGCATTGATATCAAATTCATTGAAATCGTCAACCGCAACTTGCAGGAAGGGCTACGTTCCAGATTCATGATCGTTGATGAGAATGACAAGATTGTATATAACGTAAACGACCGATTAATTGGTACACTGTTCCGTGACAACGTTCGTCCGCCTGAAGCATTAAATGTCGTAGTGACCAGTCCCCTTAGTCAGCAAAAATGGACAACGTACCTATATATGCCCTTGGATGAGCTGACTGCTGATGGCAAAATTTTGGGCCGTAATCTGGTGACACTCGCCATTGTCATTGTTCTTTTTGCTGCGGTTATATCCATCTTTCTATCTCATGTCATTACAACTCCGATTAAGAAGCTGCTCCGAAATATCGCTTTGGTCGAGAAAGGTCAATTTGAACAAGTTGAACCTATTGCCTCCAGAGATGAGATTGGACATTTATCCATTCGATTCAACAGAATGTCGCATGAATTGAAGCGGATGGTCGAACGGATGCAGCAGGAAGAGATAGAGAAAGCCAAGGCCGAGATGCGTGCGCTCCATGACCAGATCAAGCCTCATTTTCTGTATAACACACTGGGGTCGGTGAAATGGATTGCCTCGATGCAACAGGCTGACAAAATCGTGGAAATGACCGATGCACTAATCTCGATGCTTCGTTATGCAACCAAATCCGATGGAACCCTCGTAACCATTCGTGAAGAACTCGATAATATAGCGAATTACGTAACGATTCAGAATGTCAGGTACTATGATTGTATTCAAATGAGATATGAGGTTGAGGATCGAATGCTGGATTATCGCATGCCCAAAATGATTCTACAGCCCATTGTGGAGAATGCGATATTTCATGGACTCGCCGAACTCGAAGAAGACGGAATCATTACCATTCGGATTCAACCACAGCTGGATGAAGTTGTGATCCAAGTCTGCGATAATGGCGTCGGCATGGATCATCATACGATGCAGAATTTGATGGAAGAGAAGTCCGGTGCAGGTACGGGAACGAATGGCATTGGATTGCATAATGTGCAGCGGCGGATTCAACTTCATTTTGGTAAACCCTATGGAATACAGGTAGAGAGTAAAGTAGGTGAAGGTACCATTTTCTCCATTCTGCTGCCGGCCATCTCAGAGTTTAGATAG